From Candidatus Zixiibacteriota bacterium, the proteins below share one genomic window:
- a CDS encoding ATP-binding protein translates to GKGMSEETEENIFTPFFSTKENGAGLGLGTVERIVQNHKGEIKVESYLGKGTTFTLIFPVKGGGKR, encoded by the coding sequence GGTAAAGGGATGTCTGAAGAAACTGAAGAAAATATCTTTACCCCTTTTTTCAGCACCAAAGAGAATGGAGCAGGATTGGGCTTGGGAACAGTCGAAAGGATAGTTCAAAATCATAAAGGAGAAATAAAGGTCGAGAGTTACTTGGGCAAGGGAACCACGTTTACCCTTATTTTCCCGGTTAAAGGGGGAGGAAAAAGATGA